One Aegilops tauschii subsp. strangulata cultivar AL8/78 chromosome 7, Aet v6.0, whole genome shotgun sequence genomic window carries:
- the LOC123494899 gene encoding uncharacterized protein has protein sequence MEDDELVNALYDLSLGPRWKGDNGFKNGYSSMLESRLAEKVPVCGLSAAPHIESRVRYFRTKYGAIEVMLKRSGFSWDENRKMIQCEKQSHEEHCKLHNEAKGSYGVPFPYFDKLAAIYSKDIATGEGAEGFGEAITNLQNEIVIEDEMNDEEEDDRM, from the exons ATGGAGGACGATGAGCTAGTCAATGCTCTCTATGATCTGTCATTGGGTCCACGGTGGAAAGGTGATAATGGTTTCAAGAATGGGTATTCCTCAATGCTGGAAAGTAGGTTGGCTGAAAAGGTACCTGTTTGTGGTCTTAGTGCTGCTCCACACATTGAGTCAAGGGTGAGATACTTTAGGACCAAGTATGGAGCAATTGAAGTTATGCTTAAAAGAAGTGGGTTTTCTTGGGATGAGAATAGGAAAATGATCCAGTGTGAAAAGCAATCACACGAGGAACATTGTAAG CTTCACAATGAGGCCAAGGGCTCGTATGGTGTGCCGTTCCCTTATTTTGATAAGTTGGCTGCAATTTATAGCAAAGATATAGCTACTGGGGAGGGTGCGGAAGGTTTTGGCGAAGCTATAACAAATTTGCAGAATGAGATTGTCATCGAGGATGAGATGAATGATGAAGAGGAAGATGACAGAATGTAA